In Desulfofustis limnaeus, the genomic stretch GCAGGTCGGCGTCCGTGACGATACCTCTCACCTGCTCGTTGTCACCCTGGATCAGCACGGCGCTGCTGTTGTTTTGGGCCATCATCTCGGCGGCCGTTTTGATCGGTGTCGATGCGGGGCAGGAAACAGTGGTCGGGCGGTACATGGCGGCGATGGGCTGGTTGAAAAAAGGCAGGTTCAGTTCCTTGTCCTTGACCTGGCGGGAGATGATACCGGCATAGGTCCGATTGATCATACTTTTGCCAAAGGCGTTGGTGAAGAATTCAGTGAAGGGTTCGCTTTGTTCGCACAGGGAAAGAAAATGAGCCGCATCAAGAGCGATCATTTCGGCGTCTTCCTGAATGCGCAGGGTTTTGGTGGCGATTCCCTCGTTGAGCAGGATGGAGATGCCGCCGAAACTGTCGCCCTCGCGAAGGTCCCGTTTCAACGTCTCGCTGAAATTGAATTCGAAGTAGAAGCGGGCGGCGCCGGCTGTCAGAATACGGAAACGATCGACGTTGGTGAGTTCCTGGGTAAGCAGCACGGTCCCTTGTTTCGCGCTCTCACGATAGAGGTGGGCGGCGACGGCAGTGAATTGGTCCTTGGTCAACAGCGAGAAGGGTTTGTAGCGATAGGCTTCTTCCATGGATGACCTCGTGTGTGTGCCGGTTTGACTCCGTGAGTCAAGAGCGGATCCTGCGGAAATAGATCCGTTTGGAGGCCTTAACGGCATCCTCCAGGGTAACGATCCCCTTGCTGTGCAGGATCGGGATCAGTCTGAGAAAGATTTCCGCAGTGGCGATGGCGTCTCCCATGGCGGTATGGCGCCCGACAATGGTGACGCCGTAGCGCTTGGCGACGCTTTGCAGATCGTGCTGGGTGTGAATCGGATGCAGCGCGGCGGAGAGCAGCAGCGTGTCCAACGCCAGGTTGGAGAAACAGAGGTTGCACTGTTGTTCCTTGCGCCGCAGCATTTTCAGGTCGAAACTGATATCGTGACCGATCAAGACCGTATCCGAGAGGTAGCGGTGGAGAGTTGGCAGTACGTGCTCAATGGTCGGTTGAGCGGCCACCATGGTGTGGTCGATGCCATGGATTTTATACGATTCGAAGGGGATGTCACGGGACGGGTTGACCAATTGGTCAAAGCGGTCTTGATAGATGATTCGGTTCTTGACGATCCGTACCGCCCCGATTGATACAATCTCGTCGCTACCCGGGTCAAGCCCGGTGGTTTCGGTATCGATCACGGAGAAGGTCAACGAACTCAGAGCGGCATTGAGCAGGTCTTGGTTTTCATCCTCGATTTCGAAGAGGTTGAAATCGTAATATTCGGGTCGGGAACCGGTAACTACCGGTGATTGGTATTCGGCCGTCGGGGTGATAACCGGTGCCGCCCGGGCGCTGATCCGTATCTGCCGACAGGTTGAGTCGGGGTCCGGCAGCGGCTGCAAAGCAGCTCTGTTCTGCTTCAATACGTAACCGAGTCGTGGCAGACTAGTGCTCTTTGCCTCAAGCAGCTGCCCGATCCGTTCGCTGCCGACCGGCCGCTTCTGCCAGGAGAGGAGAAAAACGATGTCGGTTGCCGAAGATTTCACCTGCAGGTCGAATTCATCCGTGTCACACATGGACGAGAGGTGTTCCAGGAGTAAGGCAAAGGCGGCGACGAATGAATAGGTGTCGCCGAGCATTCGCGCCTGCCGATCAAACGGCAGGACATTGAGCCGGATGTTATGTTCCCGGCCGGTGGTCTGCTGGATCAAAAACAGAAGCCGTTCGATCTCGATACGACCAAGCGGCATGGTTTCAAAGGCAGCTTCCAGGATGGCGGCGGCGGCGTTCTCGAACTCGGCGCTGATGGTGGCAAGCCGGCTGCGGATCCGGTTCGGCAAGGCGTTTTCATCGGCAGTTGCCGGAAACTCGAGTTCGATGCGGCCCAATTCGGTATGCAGTAGCTGTCTCAAGGCGATCAGCTGATCGCTGATGGTGTCATATCGCTGTAGGGTGGTCGAAAGCTGCTGCAAGCTCAGCACGAAGCCGGTGATCGACTGCTGCTCGTTGAGTACCGGGATGGTTTCCACCAGGCACAGCGCTTGATCGTCCATCTGGTTGATGAAATAAGAAGCGATTCGTGTCTTGCCTTCGGCCAGTCGTTCCTGGATTTCTTCGAGGGCATGGTTGATGAGCTCCTGGTCCACCAAATGAAAGATGGATCGGCCCAGGCCGAGAAAATATTCCGACGTCCTCCGGGCGTGGGCGTGGGCAAACAGTTTTTTGGCCTGGGAATTAAACAGCAGGATGCGACCGTTACTGTTGCAGATGATGATACCGAGCGGTAATTCAGCCATGATAGCGGCCAGTAGATTGCGGTCCTTCTCCGTTTCCTCCCGTGCCTTGCCGATCTCCAGGGCAATATGGTCGTTCAGATACTCATAGCGCTTGGCAAAGTCGTTGATCGCTTCGATCAGTTCACGAAGGTCGCGATTACCTTGAATATCCAAGCGATGGGCCGGATTGGTACGGTAGATGACGGAAATCTCGGAGGGGATTTTTTGCAGGGGCAAATAGAATTTTGTGTAGCAGATCTCAAAGATGACCCAGAGCGCAACCGGTACCAGCGTGATCAGGGCAAGCAGGTGATAGGCGCTACTGTGGGCGATATCCTTAAGCGTGCCGATCTGAGAGCTGTCAAGCCGTTGCCAGATGAAGGCCAGGACGCCGATAATGAAAATAACCGTTAGGGCCAGAGAAAGAAAGACCAGTTGCCAGAAGGAGGGGTGTTTCCGCTGCATCAGACGGGCTCCAGCGAAAGGGGCAACAGCTTGAGGTTACGTCGTTATCATAGTTGAAACAAGGCCGGCAGGCAAGCCGGAAATGGGGCTGAACCTGGGGGGAGGAGGCCAGTCCCCTTGGTCTCCTTGCCAGATAACGCCTCCCCGGGGTCCTGAAAAAGAGAGCGGTTGGAGCACCGATCAAGGTCCGGCACTACCGGTTTGCTGTTTCCGGCGCCGGCTGAGGATGATGAGGATGGGGGAAAAACTTCGGCGAAAAACCAAACAAAAAAGCCTGCAGGATCAGCTGCAGGCTTTTTATCTTTGGGCTAGACGGGATCACAAAGTACTTCTATATATTTAGCATAATGCAAACAAAAAAACTTACAAAATCTGAATACCCCCAAAAATACCCCCAAAGTTCATTTTGTCAACCCTACTGTACACCCCACCACGTACCATGAAAGCAAATTGCAGAACTTGACACACACAACTTCATACACCCCAATCCTGATACGATAACAACCCTTCCTGCAGTTCCGCCCTGGTCAACCGCCACCCGGGAAGATGTTGATCCATTAGAGCGACAAATCGTTCGCTATGGGTTCTTTCCAGCAAATGCATCAGTTCGTGGACAACGACGTACTCAAGGCAGTGGATTGGCTTTTTCACCAACTCTAAATTTAACCAAACCCTTCGGGCTTCACGGTTGCAACTACCCCATTTAGTTTTCATCCGCTTGATTCCCCACCCGGCAACACGCACGCCTAAAAGTGGCTGCCATTTTTCCAGCTGGCTCGGTATCAACTTTTTGAGTTGTTCTCTATACCACCTCATCAATACCGCTTCTCGTTGTTCCTTGGTAGACTCCGGCTCGATGAAGAGATCCATGTAGGTGATCCCGTGCAGCGCAAACTTTCTCTTGCCTCTCTGCTCGTGTATCCTCAGTCGATAGCGTCTACCAAGGTAATAGTGGCTTTCCCCACTGACCATCTCACGGGGTGACTGGCGTGGTTGTTCGTCAAATTTGCTCTTCTGCCGCTTGATCCAGGCCAGTTTGTCCAGCACAGCCAAGCGCACCGCTTCATTG encodes the following:
- a CDS encoding 3'-5' exonuclease, giving the protein MQRKHPSFWQLVFLSLALTVIFIIGVLAFIWQRLDSSQIGTLKDIAHSSAYHLLALITLVPVALWVIFEICYTKFYLPLQKIPSEISVIYRTNPAHRLDIQGNRDLRELIEAINDFAKRYEYLNDHIALEIGKAREETEKDRNLLAAIMAELPLGIIICNSNGRILLFNSQAKKLFAHAHARRTSEYFLGLGRSIFHLVDQELINHALEEIQERLAEGKTRIASYFINQMDDQALCLVETIPVLNEQQSITGFVLSLQQLSTTLQRYDTISDQLIALRQLLHTELGRIELEFPATADENALPNRIRSRLATISAEFENAAAAILEAAFETMPLGRIEIERLLFLIQQTTGREHNIRLNVLPFDRQARMLGDTYSFVAAFALLLEHLSSMCDTDEFDLQVKSSATDIVFLLSWQKRPVGSERIGQLLEAKSTSLPRLGYVLKQNRAALQPLPDPDSTCRQIRISARAAPVITPTAEYQSPVVTGSRPEYYDFNLFEIEDENQDLLNAALSSLTFSVIDTETTGLDPGSDEIVSIGAVRIVKNRIIYQDRFDQLVNPSRDIPFESYKIHGIDHTMVAAQPTIEHVLPTLHRYLSDTVLIGHDISFDLKMLRRKEQQCNLCFSNLALDTLLLSAALHPIHTQHDLQSVAKRYGVTIVGRHTAMGDAIATAEIFLRLIPILHSKGIVTLEDAVKASKRIYFRRIRS
- a CDS encoding M48 family metallopeptidase, which gives rise to MNIEKNIITVAGIEVEVVRKNIKNLHLGVYPPHGRVRVAAPMVISNEAVRLAVLDKLAWIKRQKSKFDEQPRQSPREMVSGESHYYLGRRYRLRIHEQRGKRKFALHGITYMDLFIEPESTKEQREAVLMRWYREQLKKLIPSQLEKWQPLLGVRVAGWGIKRMKTKWGSCNREARRVWLNLELVKKPIHCLEYVVVHELMHLLERTHSERFVALMDQHLPGWRLTRAELQEGLLSYQDWGV